A stretch of the Papaver somniferum cultivar HN1 chromosome 6, ASM357369v1, whole genome shotgun sequence genome encodes the following:
- the LOC113291626 gene encoding uncharacterized protein LOC113291626, with translation MVILKCIPLPTLCRPTYLGGLGLRDLSSNNLAFLAKMAWRIYSNMDSTLGKLVSAKYCIRNKFVFQNVSFDVDNVLHLAYSQALEYWIVSELPKVSDAIGKTVVNLNWKFPPSPWHKLNCDGASSFESFLAGAGSVICNSSGVFVAALAHHLPSNSSTVAELWVVRDGLLLALKLQISYLIVDSDSSSTISFETIRLPVIGI, from the exons ATGGTCATCCTAAAATGCATTCCATTGCCTACTCTTTGTCGGCCTACTTATCTGGGTGGTTTAGGCTTAAGAGATTTGTCTTCTAACAATCTAGCTTTTCTTGCTAAAATGGCTTGGAGAATCTACTCTAATATGGATTCAACTTTGGGAAAACTTGTTTCTGCAAAGTATT GTATCAG AAATAAGTTTGTGTTCCAAAATGTTTCCTTTGATGTtgataatgttttacatttagcTTACTCTCAAGCTTTGGAATATTGGATTGTGTCAGAACTTCCTAAAGTCTCTGATGCTATTGGAAAGACTGTTGTTAATTTAAATTGGAAGTTTCCTCCTTCCCCTTGGCATAAGCTCAACTGTGACGGTGCTTCATCTTTTGAGTCTTTTTTGGCAGGTGCAGGTAGTGTCATTTGTAATTCCTCTGGTGTTTTTGTAGCAGCTTTGGCTCATCATCTCCCCTCAAACTCTTCCACTGTTGCTGAACTTTGGGTTGTTCGTGATGGGCTTCTTCTTGCTCTCAAGCTGCAAATCTCTTACTTGATTGTGGATAGTGACTCTTCTTCAACAATCTCTTTTGAAACTATTAGACTCCCCGTCATTGGTATTTGA
- the LOC113289706 gene encoding uncharacterized protein LOC113289706: MQGTRVSKLNVFKQNLLNYKPYFPHLLNRYGVESLLERFNTNSSYSSYSKHKLREKMRNNSSQDYFPKNMDSDDDFDSDKTFGKNTRANQDPPVPIPNRPLRGERRRDHINEDFGFKTKESRQIPKGRYTENKSSSFMRGRPRNDSLEGDDLDDLFIGSGSSRNLVRPNKSSSGRTRKEEDMNHFLRGSQVQQSNNKQTMGADKRVNDANGDGESVRSLFEKFNLSNDDEREHDPLIENQNTPAAPEIVAKAAASLSPEQKEEVEAPANPTPQPPPQDADEIFKKMKETGMIPNAVAMLDGLCKDGLIQEAMKLFGLMREKATIPEVVIYTAVVEGFCKAQKFDDAKRIFKKMQNNGISPNAFSYTVLIQGLLPFTKKKCEGMTSRLEDALDFCVEMLEAGHSPNVITFVSLVEGYVMDKGVGEANSMIGRLREKGFSVNDKAVKEHLDKKGPFSSFVWEAIFGKKISQRPF; the protein is encoded by the coding sequence ATGCAAGGTACTAGGGTTTCTAAACTTAATGTATTTAAGCAGAATTTGCTCAATTATAAACCCTATTTTCCTCATTTACTGAATCGTTATGGAgttgaatcattattagaaaggTTTAACACAAATTCATCTTATTCTAGTTATTCTAAACACAAGTTAAGGGAAAAAATGAGAAACAATTCTTCTCAAGATTATTTCCCTAAAAACATGGATTCTGATGATGATTTTGATAGTGACAAAACGTTTGGGAAGAATACTAGAGCTAATCAAGATCCTCCAGTCCCTATTCCTAATAGACCTTTGAGAGGAGAAAGACGTAGGGATCATATTAAtgaagattttggttttaaaacGAAAGAATCTAGACAAATTCCAAAGGGTCGTTACACAGAGAATAAATCATCTTCTTTTATGAGAGGAAGACCGAGAAATGATTCATTAGAAGGTGATGATCTTGATGATCTGTTCATCGGTAGTGGTAGTAGTAGAAATTTAGTCAGACCTAATAAAAGTAGTAGTGGCAGAACTCGAAAGGAAGAGGATATGAATCACTTTTTGAGAGGTTCTCAGGTTCAACAATCTAATAACAAACAAACCATGGGTGCCGATAAGAGAGTTAATGATGCTAACGGTGATGGAGAATCTGTTCGTAGTTTGTTTGAAAAGTTCAACCTCAGTAATGACGACGAGAGGGAACATGACCCCCTCATTGAAAATCAGAATACACCTGCAGCACCAGAAATCGTTGCCAAAGCAGCAGCATCATTGTCGCCAGAACAAAAGGAAGAAGTGGAAGCGCCTGCAAACCCtacaccacaaccaccaccgcaGGATGCGGATGAGATTTTTAAGAAAATGAAGGAAACAGGGATGATCCCAAATGCTGTAGCCATGCTTGATGGCCTCTGTAAAGATGGGTTAATCCAAGAAGCCATGAAACTTTTTGGTTTGATGCGTGAGAAAGCTACTATTCCTGAAGTTGTCATCTACACTGCAGTAGTTGAAGGATTCTGCAAAGCTCAGAAGTTTGATGACGCAAAGAGGATATTCAAGAAAATGCAGAACAATGGGATTTCTCCAAATGCATTCAGTTACACAGTCTTGATCCAGGGACTACTGCCGTTTACTAAGAAGAAGTGTGAAGGGATGACAAGCAGACTAGAGGATGCACTGGATTTTTGTGTTGAGATGCTGGAAGCTGGTCATTCTCCGAATGTGATCACATTTGTGAGTTTGGTAGAAGGTTATGTCATGGACAAGGGGGTGGGAGAAGCTAACAGTATGATCGGACGATTAAGGGAGAAAGGTTTCTCTGTTAATGATAAAGCAGTCAAAGAACACCTCGACAAGAAGGggcctttttcttcatttgtttggGAGGCTATCTTTGGAAAGAAAATTTCACAGAGGCCATTCTAG
- the LOC113289707 gene encoding transcription termination factor MTERF6, chloroplastic/mitochondrial-like — MEVVGSQNGGIGSVSNRSSMVGFFKEKGFDDKNIDELFTKCKRLEGAERETASQNWAYLKSIGIQERKLPYVVSKCPKILTLSLNDKLVPMVQCLTTLGTKPREVSSAITRFPHILSHNVEEKLCPLLGFFEALGVPEKQLGKLLLQNPRLVSYSIDTKLTHIVEFLASLGLSKEEGTIGKVMVKNPFIMGYSVEKRLRPTSEFLKSVGLTLVDLQKVAMHFPEVLCRDVEKILRPNLSFLQKSGFGDGQIASLVSGYPPVLIKSVRNSLEPRIRFLLEVMKRQIEEVVEYPDFFKHGLKKKLEVRQKLLKQREIIGCSLSEMLECNERKFRLKFGAIKAVN; from the coding sequence ATGGAAGTTGTTGGATCTCAAAATGGTGGTATCGGTAGTGTTAGTAATAGGAGTAGTATGGTCGGGTTCTTCAAGGAAAAAGGTTTCGACGATAAAAACATTGATGAGTTGTTTACTAAATGTAAGCGTTTAGAAGGTGCAGAAAGAGAGACAGCATCTCAGAATTGGGCTTATCTGAAGAGTATCGGTATTCAAGAGAGGAAGTTACCTTATGTTGTCTCCAAGTGCCCAAAGATTCTTACGCTAAGTCTGAATGATAAGCTTGTACCTATGGTTCAGTGTCTAACTACCTTAGGAACAAAACCGCGTGAAGTGTCGTCTGCTATAACAAGGTTTCCTCACATACTGTCTCACAATGTGGAGGAGAAGCTTTGTCCACTGCTAGGCTTCTTCGAAGCACTTGGGGTTCCTGAGAAGCAACTGGGTAAGCTGCTGTTGCAAAATCCTAGGCTCGTTAGCTATAGCATTGATACGAAACTGACACATATTGTGGAATTTCTTGCTAGTCTTGGCTTGAGTAAGGAAGAAGGAACAATCGGTAAAGTCATGGTAAAAAACCCATTTATTATGGGTTACAGTGTAGAGAAAAGGCTTCGGCCTACATCTGAGTTTCTCAAATCAGTAGGACTCACACTGGTAGATCTCCAAAAGGTTGCAATGCACTTCCCAGAAGTTTTATGCAGAGATGTTGAGAAGATTTTGAGACCCAATTTATCGTTTCTACAGAAATCTGGATTCGGAGATGGACAAATAGCATCTTTGGTGAGTGGGTATCCCCCAGTTTTGATCAAGAGCGTGCGGAACTCTTTGGAGCCGAGGATCAGGTTCTTGTTAGAAGTTATGAAGAGACAGATCGAGGAAGTAGTAGAGTACCCAGATTTCTTTAAGCATGGTCTAAAGAAGAAACTGGAAGTGAGGCAGAAacttttgaaacagagggagatCATTGGCTGTAGCTTAAGTGAAATGCTGGAATGTAACGAAAGAAAGTTCCGTCTCAAGTTTGGTGCTATTAAAGCAGTTAACTAA